A DNA window from Terriglobia bacterium contains the following coding sequences:
- a CDS encoding alpha/beta fold hydrolase — MRAIHPWIFRPRPNPAPHLRLFCVPYAGRGASLYRDWPEHVNSQVELCALQLPGRENRLREPPFTRIADAVQEAAQVLQSYLDVPFALFGHSMGGLICFELARRLRSLYEIAPVHLFISARRAPQLPDPRPPLCPLQDEQFVAEIRRRYNGIPREVLGDPELMELLLPMLRADVEMLETYTYAPGPNLECPITAFGGWEDTEARFEELAAWCEQTNARFQTKMFPGDHFFLQSAQTQILETISQQLNLEVDLTPGASSR; from the coding sequence ATGCGCGCCATCCATCCATGGATCTTTCGTCCCAGGCCGAATCCAGCGCCCCATCTCCGGCTCTTTTGCGTTCCTTATGCAGGGAGAGGGGCTTCGTTGTATCGCGACTGGCCGGAGCACGTGAACTCCCAAGTGGAATTGTGTGCCCTGCAACTGCCCGGTCGAGAGAACCGACTGCGAGAGCCGCCATTCACGCGGATTGCAGACGCAGTGCAAGAGGCGGCCCAGGTTCTTCAATCGTACCTGGATGTCCCCTTTGCGTTATTTGGTCATAGCATGGGAGGGTTGATCTGCTTTGAACTTGCCCGTCGGCTGCGCAGCCTATACGAGATCGCACCTGTTCATTTGTTCATTTCGGCACGCCGGGCTCCGCAATTGCCCGATCCGCGACCTCCGCTCTGCCCTCTGCAGGACGAACAGTTCGTTGCAGAGATTCGCCGACGTTACAACGGAATCCCTCGCGAGGTCTTGGGGGACCCGGAGTTGATGGAGTTGTTGCTGCCCATGCTACGAGCGGATGTGGAGATGCTCGAGACCTACACTTATGCACCCGGTCCTAATCTCGAGTGTCCCATCACCGCTTTCGGAGGGTGGGAGGATACCGAGGCGCGCTTTGAGGAATTGGCAGCCTGGTGTGAACAGACGAATGCCCGATTCCAAACAAAAATGTTTCCGGGAGATCATTTCTTCCTCCAGTCTGCGCAAACCCAGATTCTGGAGACGATTTCCCAGCAGTTGAATCTGGAGGTGGATTTGACTCCAGGAGCTTCAAGCCGTTAA